One Streptomyces sp. B21-105 genomic region harbors:
- a CDS encoding TetR/AcrR family transcriptional regulator, with amino-acid sequence MPVGRRERKKQEKLDRIVAAASELFAEHGVDEVTTQQIADEADIGTGTLFLYAKTKGELLLLVQNAKYAEALEQGRADAETVPGVLDAVLAIVRPIVECNRTQIDNGRTYLREMVFGDPEEPRHGAALAIVAQTEEAVAAVLRRDERVTEGDAATLAHIVSAVMFLSMAVSLNIALSVEEIVQDIRGQVEVLLPR; translated from the coding sequence ATGCCTGTCGGACGGCGCGAGCGGAAAAAGCAGGAGAAACTCGACCGCATTGTCGCTGCCGCCAGTGAGCTGTTCGCCGAGCACGGCGTCGATGAGGTCACGACCCAGCAGATCGCGGACGAGGCCGACATCGGCACCGGAACCCTGTTCCTTTACGCCAAGACCAAGGGCGAACTCCTCCTGCTCGTGCAGAACGCCAAGTACGCCGAAGCGCTAGAGCAGGGCCGGGCGGACGCCGAGACCGTCCCGGGCGTGCTGGACGCGGTGCTGGCGATCGTCCGGCCGATCGTCGAGTGCAACCGCACCCAGATCGACAACGGACGTACCTACCTGCGAGAGATGGTCTTCGGCGACCCCGAGGAGCCCCGGCACGGCGCAGCACTCGCCATCGTCGCGCAGACCGAGGAGGCCGTCGCCGCCGTTCTGCGCCGAGACGAACGGGTCACAGAGGGCGACGCCGCGACGCTGGCACACATCGTGTCCGCCGTGATGTTCCTCAGCATGGCGGTGAGCCTGAACATCGCCTTGAGCGTCGAGGAGATCGTGCAGGACATCCGGGGGCAGGTCGAGGTCCTGCTGCCTCGCTGA
- a CDS encoding SDR family NAD(P)-dependent oxidoreductase produces the protein MGSNVAPLILPSRGKESSLHPCAATHFNNAGAIPPSASLLDVSEADIRANMETNFFGPVFLARAFAPVLAAKKGSILIDVHSVASWYAFGGAYSAPKAALWSATNSLRIEFAPMGVHVTGVHMGYVDTGMAAHADGPKMLPTQLVTTVYDAVESGEYEVLADELTQGVKAALSGPVEALLPGPAQYGRLSLFFGPDVISSRRPPVIHGVRTVGRPVSRRAAPSRPSSGG, from the coding sequence GTGGGCTCGAATGTGGCTCCGCTCATTCTCCCATCGCGGGGCAAGGAGTCATCGCTCCATCCGTGCGCAGCCACGCACTTCAACAACGCGGGCGCCATCCCGCCGAGCGCGAGTCTGCTGGACGTCTCCGAGGCGGACATCCGGGCGAACATGGAGACGAACTTCTTCGGGCCCGTCTTCCTTGCCCGCGCCTTCGCACCGGTCCTCGCCGCCAAGAAGGGGTCGATCCTCATCGACGTGCACTCCGTTGCCAGCTGGTATGCCTTCGGCGGCGCCTACAGCGCGCCCAAGGCCGCACTGTGGTCGGCCACCAACTCGCTGCGCATCGAGTTCGCACCCATGGGCGTCCACGTGACGGGTGTGCACATGGGCTACGTCGACACCGGGATGGCCGCGCACGCCGACGGACCCAAGATGCTGCCGACGCAGCTGGTGACGACGGTCTACGACGCAGTCGAGTCCGGAGAATACGAGGTCCTGGCCGACGAGTTGACCCAGGGGGTCAAGGCGGCTCTGAGCGGCCCGGTCGAGGCGCTTTTACCCGGACCTGCACAGTACGGACGCCTGAGCTTGTTCTTCGGGCCCGACGTGATCTCTTCACGTCGGCCCCCCGTGATCCATGGCGTTCGAACGGTTGGCCGGCCGGTGTCGAGACGGGCTGCACCGTCGCGGCCGTCGAGCGGTGGATGA
- a CDS encoding alpha/beta fold hydrolase, translating into MSDTHVTAPTQYIEVDGDRFAYRRWGKPSGVPIFLVQHFRGGMDNWDPLLTDGLAEGREVILFNGRGIASSSGTPRNRIEDMADDIAAVIRALGLEQVDLLGFSLGGYQAQEVALRHPQLVRKLLLLGTGLRGGDPTSDPQVPQYALNPVPTLEDFLFLFFGRSEAAKQAGKAFWERRHQRADQDPPSSPAVAQAQFEATVAYAEPLPGENPYAHLNAITQPTLVLNGENDVMIASINSWHLAQNIPNAQLLIYPDAGHGAQFQYPERFLKHAIQFLEE; encoded by the coding sequence ATGAGTGACACGCATGTGACCGCACCGACTCAGTACATCGAGGTCGACGGCGACCGGTTCGCCTACCGGCGCTGGGGCAAGCCCTCGGGCGTCCCGATCTTCCTGGTCCAGCACTTCCGCGGCGGGATGGACAACTGGGACCCGCTGCTCACCGACGGCCTGGCCGAAGGCCGTGAGGTCATCCTGTTCAACGGCCGCGGCATCGCCTCGTCATCGGGCACGCCGCGTAACCGGATCGAGGACATGGCCGACGACATCGCCGCGGTCATCCGGGCACTGGGGCTGGAGCAGGTCGACCTGCTCGGCTTCTCGCTCGGCGGTTACCAGGCGCAGGAGGTCGCGCTGCGCCACCCCCAGCTGGTGCGCAAGCTCCTCCTGCTCGGCACCGGCCTCCGCGGCGGAGACCCGACAAGTGACCCCCAGGTGCCTCAGTACGCCCTGAACCCGGTCCCCACCCTGGAGGACTTCCTCTTCCTGTTCTTCGGCCGCTCGGAAGCCGCGAAGCAAGCGGGCAAGGCCTTCTGGGAGCGCCGCCACCAGCGGGCCGACCAGGACCCGCCGAGCTCGCCCGCGGTCGCACAGGCGCAGTTCGAAGCGACCGTCGCCTACGCGGAACCGCTGCCGGGCGAGAACCCCTACGCCCACCTGAACGCGATCACCCAGCCGACGCTGGTCCTCAACGGCGAGAACGACGTGATGATCGCCTCGATCAACTCCTGGCACCTCGCCCAGAACATCCCCAACGCCCAACTGCTGATCTACCCCGACGCCGGGCATGGAGCGCAGTTCCAGTACCCCGAGCGGTTCCTGAAGCACGCCATTCAGTTCCTCGAGGAATAA
- a CDS encoding enoyl-CoA hydratase/isomerase family protein: protein MSEQQSTIHYERTSPQIAKITFANPPVNLIAGETVLRLIEIVTELATDPDIQVVLFDSATPDFFYNHFDLAAAADFPAPEGPDALPAWTNLVLELSKAPYITIAAIRGRTRGGGNELALALDLRYASREKAIFGQPEVGSGLLPGGGGSERLPRAIGRDRALEAILTSDDYDADTAERWGWVTRALPDSELDAFVGTVAARLASFDRTSLASAKAQVNRASLPPDADLVAAYGEFAHSLTLPGFLTRAAGTQAVVEQAGIDFEYRLGHYIGIANQQR, encoded by the coding sequence ATGAGCGAGCAGCAGAGCACCATCCACTACGAGCGCACCTCACCGCAGATCGCGAAGATCACCTTCGCCAACCCACCCGTCAACCTCATCGCCGGCGAGACAGTCCTGCGCCTCATCGAGATCGTCACCGAACTGGCCACCGACCCGGACATCCAGGTCGTGCTGTTCGACAGCGCCACCCCCGACTTCTTCTACAACCACTTCGACCTGGCCGCCGCCGCCGACTTCCCCGCCCCCGAGGGCCCGGACGCGCTACCGGCATGGACGAATCTGGTCCTGGAACTCTCCAAAGCGCCGTACATCACCATCGCCGCGATCCGGGGACGCACCCGCGGCGGCGGGAACGAACTCGCCCTCGCCCTCGATCTGCGCTACGCCAGCCGTGAGAAAGCGATCTTCGGACAGCCCGAGGTCGGCAGCGGACTGCTGCCCGGCGGTGGCGGCAGCGAACGCCTTCCCCGGGCCATCGGACGCGACCGCGCCCTGGAAGCCATCCTCACCAGCGACGACTACGACGCCGACACCGCCGAACGCTGGGGCTGGGTCACCCGCGCCCTCCCCGACAGCGAACTCGACGCCTTCGTCGGCACCGTCGCCGCCCGGCTCGCCTCCTTCGACCGCACCTCACTCGCCTCGGCCAAAGCCCAGGTCAACCGGGCATCCCTGCCCCCGGACGCGGACCTGGTCGCCGCGTACGGCGAGTTCGCCCACTCCCTCACCCTCCCCGGTTTCCTCACCCGGGCCGCAGGCACGCAGGCCGTCGTCGAACAGGCCGGCATCGACTTCGAGTACCGTCTCGGGCACTACATCGGCATCGCCAACCAGCAACGCTGA
- a CDS encoding TetR/AcrR family transcriptional regulator: protein MPIDIYVCWTVERRPAKGRLDMRVTKAQAEQNRAHIVATAARLFRERGYDGVGVAELMAAAGFTHGGFYKHFRSKADLMAEASASGLSQTVARTEGLDPAEFVERYVSREHRDGRGDGCTIAALGGDAARQPADIRTEFAAGIENLLTALQSQSDTPGDADQRAARMMVIDMLAHSVGAIMLSRACPDGSPLADEILDVCRKEILASLAHDTSDQSAARSQEA from the coding sequence ATGCCGATCGACATCTATGTATGCTGGACCGTCGAGCGTCGACCGGCGAAGGGACGGCTGGACATGCGGGTCACCAAGGCACAGGCAGAGCAGAACCGTGCCCACATCGTCGCGACAGCCGCCAGGCTGTTCCGTGAGCGCGGATATGACGGTGTCGGCGTGGCAGAACTGATGGCAGCCGCCGGGTTCACCCATGGCGGGTTCTACAAGCACTTCCGCTCCAAGGCCGACCTGATGGCCGAAGCGTCCGCGAGCGGGCTCTCGCAGACCGTGGCACGGACAGAAGGTCTGGACCCCGCCGAGTTCGTCGAGCGCTACGTCTCGCGGGAGCATCGCGACGGGCGCGGCGACGGCTGCACCATCGCGGCCCTCGGCGGCGACGCCGCACGTCAGCCGGCGGACATCAGAACAGAGTTCGCAGCCGGGATCGAGAACCTGCTGACGGCCCTTCAGTCCCAAAGCGATACGCCGGGGGATGCGGACCAGCGCGCGGCCCGCATGATGGTGATCGACATGCTCGCCCATTCGGTCGGCGCGATCATGTTGTCGCGGGCATGCCCGGACGGTTCTCCCCTGGCGGACGAAATCCTCGATGTCTGCCGCAAGGAAATTCTCGCGTCACTGGCGCACGACACCAGCGACCAGTCGGCGGCACGGAGCCAGGAAGCCTGA
- a CDS encoding NAD-dependent malic enzyme encodes MTVNEFPRGAALLADPLRNKGTAFSLRERADHGLDGLLPAAVETLDEQADRAYEAFRGYDKPLNRHIYLRQLQDTNEILFHRLVTRHLEEMLPVVYTPTVGEACRRFSEIYRRPRGLFLSYEDRHRFREILRNRPHPDVDVIVVTDGQRILGLGDQGVGGMGIPIGKLSLYTAIGGIHPARTLPILLDAGTDNEELLADPHYLGRRERRVTGAAYDELVESLVAAVEAELPGTLLQWEDFATAHARPILTRYQDRLLTFNDDIQGTAAVALGALTTATTVAGTRLADQRIVILGAGSAAVGAADMIRTAMTDEGLSPDEARSRFWFVDVDGLLTASRDGLSEEQRVYARDDEQESYGLAEVVRRAEPTVLIGLSTAKNAFTEDVVRQMASACERPVIFPLSNPTSHAEADPADLARWTDGKVLVATGSPFPPLKADGREVPVAQANNVYVFPAIGLAVTAARATRVTDRMMVAAARAVGRCAARSATDDAVPAPLLPPLGEMRDAAREIAVAAGMAAVEDGVAPHATEDELRAAVERAQWTPRYER; translated from the coding sequence ATGACAGTGAACGAATTTCCGCGCGGCGCGGCCCTCCTCGCAGACCCCCTGCGCAACAAAGGCACCGCTTTCAGCCTCCGGGAGCGGGCCGACCATGGTCTGGACGGGCTGCTTCCGGCCGCCGTGGAGACGCTCGACGAACAGGCCGACCGCGCGTACGAGGCGTTCCGCGGCTATGACAAGCCGCTGAACCGGCACATCTATCTGCGCCAGTTGCAGGACACCAACGAAATCCTCTTCCACCGCCTGGTCACCCGGCACCTGGAGGAGATGCTGCCCGTCGTCTACACGCCGACCGTCGGCGAGGCGTGTCGGCGCTTCAGCGAGATCTACCGCCGCCCGCGCGGGCTGTTCCTGTCCTACGAGGACCGGCACCGCTTCCGGGAGATCCTGCGCAACCGCCCGCACCCGGACGTGGATGTCATCGTCGTCACCGACGGGCAGCGCATCCTGGGTCTGGGCGACCAGGGCGTCGGCGGCATGGGCATCCCGATCGGCAAGCTCAGCCTCTACACCGCCATCGGCGGCATCCACCCGGCCCGTACGCTGCCGATCCTGCTGGACGCCGGGACCGACAACGAGGAGCTGCTGGCCGACCCGCACTACCTGGGCCGCCGGGAGCGTCGTGTCACGGGCGCCGCGTACGACGAGCTGGTGGAGTCGCTGGTGGCGGCCGTAGAGGCAGAACTGCCCGGCACGCTGCTGCAGTGGGAGGACTTCGCGACCGCCCACGCCCGCCCGATCCTCACCCGCTACCAGGACCGGCTGCTGACCTTCAACGACGACATCCAGGGCACGGCAGCCGTCGCCCTCGGAGCGCTGACCACGGCCACCACGGTCGCGGGCACCCGCCTGGCCGACCAGCGGATCGTGATCCTCGGAGCCGGTTCCGCGGCGGTCGGGGCGGCCGACATGATCCGAACGGCGATGACGGACGAGGGCCTGTCGCCGGACGAGGCCCGCTCACGCTTCTGGTTCGTGGACGTCGACGGGCTGCTGACCGCCTCCCGCGACGGGCTCAGCGAGGAACAGCGCGTCTACGCCCGCGACGACGAGCAGGAGTCGTACGGACTCGCCGAGGTGGTCCGGCGGGCGGAGCCGACCGTGTTGATCGGCCTGTCCACCGCGAAGAACGCCTTCACCGAGGACGTCGTCCGGCAGATGGCGTCCGCCTGCGAGCGGCCGGTGATCTTCCCGCTGTCCAACCCGACCTCGCACGCCGAGGCCGACCCGGCCGACCTCGCCCGCTGGACGGACGGCAAGGTCCTGGTCGCCACCGGCTCGCCGTTCCCGCCCCTGAAGGCCGACGGCCGCGAGGTGCCGGTGGCGCAGGCGAACAACGTGTACGTCTTCCCGGCCATCGGCCTTGCGGTGACCGCAGCCCGGGCGACCCGGGTCACCGACCGGATGATGGTCGCCGCCGCCCGCGCCGTGGGCCGGTGTGCCGCACGGTCCGCGACGGACGACGCCGTCCCCGCGCCGCTGCTGCCACCGCTGGGAGAGATGCGCGACGCGGCCCGGGAGATCGCCGTGGCCGCGGGGATGGCCGCCGTCGAAGACGGCGTCGCCCCGCACGCGACCGAGGACGAGCTGCGGGCAGCGGTCGAACGCGCCCAGTGGACCCCTCGGTACGAGCGATGA
- a CDS encoding replication-relaxation family protein: MAQVITAEDADGRSYVRRAMNKLAELGLAETNGKDGKHQIWNLTPAGQKALADGNELPPRPKAGTGAKAVKAGFGHHGVAVTDMILTYGGREHLTDWQVEVNHACKEPGLRFNTDAVLALPTKTSEVRIFELDNGTMSQAPLAKEVRDYECYAGHRVWEGARGTHGRTFPFWRRRYTRSQTFPRLHVVLAGKGRSTCSTTASKCSPTT, from the coding sequence ATGGCTCAGGTGATCACGGCGGAGGATGCCGACGGCCGGTCGTACGTGCGCAGGGCGATGAACAAGCTGGCGGAGTTGGGACTGGCGGAGACGAACGGCAAGGACGGCAAGCATCAGATCTGGAACCTGACCCCGGCGGGCCAGAAGGCTCTGGCTGACGGCAACGAGCTGCCTCCCCGACCGAAGGCCGGCACCGGCGCGAAGGCGGTGAAAGCCGGGTTCGGCCATCACGGTGTCGCGGTGACGGACATGATCCTCACTTACGGCGGCCGTGAGCACCTGACCGACTGGCAGGTGGAGGTCAACCACGCCTGCAAGGAGCCCGGGCTGAGATTCAACACCGACGCCGTCCTCGCGCTGCCGACCAAGACCAGCGAGGTGCGCATCTTCGAGCTCGACAACGGCACCATGTCCCAGGCCCCCCTCGCCAAGGAGGTCAGGGACTACGAGTGCTACGCCGGGCACCGTGTCTGGGAAGGAGCCCGCGGCACCCACGGCCGCACCTTCCCCTTCTGGCGCCGCCGCTACACCCGCTCCCAGACCTTCCCGCGACTGCACGTCGTCCTGGCGGGCAAGGGGAGGAGCACTTGCTCGACAACCGCCTCCAAGTGCTCACCGACGACGTGA